GGAGGGCGGCGCGGAGTGGGGCCTGGGAAAGGGCTCCTTTTTTTAACCTTTGGCGTTTTTCCGCGGCAGGGAGAGGGAGCGTGAGCTGTATGGGCCCAAGAAGAGGGGACCCAAACCCAAAACTTTCCTCCTGAAGGTAACCTGGCCCAGCCCCAACCGCCCCCTCGCGGGCCCCCAGCCCCGGCGCAGCCCGGGGCCTGGAAGGGAGGGACGGATCGCGGCCGCGCAGACGGGCGGGCCTTGCCAGAGGGGCCCCAGCTGGGCAGGGGATTGCTTGTGAGTCCCCGACGGGCCCCTGGCAGCAGGCCCCGGCCAGCTCCAGCTGCAGCAGGAGGGACCTCGGAGTGAGGGGAGGAATAATCTCCGCTGACAAAACCAAGGTCTGGGGATGCCTGCGGGGCCCCAGAAAGAGCAGGCGAGGCAGGTGGGGGCCGCCCCGGCGTTGGGGAGGGTGCTTCGCCACAGGAAGTCCCTCATCTCCCCCAGCTGTTCTGGTTTTGCCTCGGATtagaacccaggagcagaggGAGTCTCCTCAGAGGAGGCGTTAGGGGTCCACCTGCCTCCCCGCCCCCAGTTTCCTGCCTCAGAATTTGTTCTGTAGGtctccaccacacacacacctcctttAGCAGGGGTAGGGCATGTGCGCCCGGCATCTCCTTCCTCCCTTGGGAATCCAACTTGAATTTGACCGTAAGTCAGTTCGCTTAGTTTGTCACTCAGGTTGGGCCACTGGCTTCACagctctgagccttggtttccccccacccctggcccttTCCCAAAGTTCTAATGAGGATGAGGGGGTGGGAGATGGTGAAGGCGTAGCCCACCAGCCATGACAAGGGAGGTAGAGCTAACTCTGGAAGAAGCTATCTTGGGTTGTTTTTATAGGGGGACACGGGGAGGCCTGGTCAGGGAAGTGGAAGGTGAGGTGACCGTTTGTGCTAAGGATGTCTCATTCTCCTCCCCCCTCTGACAGCCTGTGACTTTGTCAGGATTGGCATGGGCAGGACAGGGAGCGCTCTCTGCAGAGATGAGACTGTGCAGAATGCAGAGCCTCCTGCTATATCCCTTTGGTCCAAATGAGTCAAAGCCCagtaagggtgggggtggggggtgtctccTGGAGATCTCAGCCCCCAAAaggctttgctttgcttttaaagCAGAAGTGAAGGAAATGTTGGTTTCAGAAGTCTGTAATTCTGTGACCCCCTTCCCCAGCCTACACACATCTTAGGGGATCCTTGGAGCAACTTTAACCCTTGATGCTTCTGCTTGGGAAGGACGGAGGCAGAGCTGCGGAGGGCTGCTGTGCTGTGTGACAGCCTCTCCGCACTGCAGGCGCACCCTCTAGTGGTGGCGTCCTGGCACTGCACACCAGTTcacaaaatgcattttaattttaagttttaatttttttttttttttctgatagctCTAGTTTCTGAGCTCAGGCTGTGGGCCTAAGGCAGTGCCAAGGCTCCACATGGATTATTCCCCTATAACCTCTCAACCCTGTAAAGTAGGGagtgttatccccattttgcagatgagaaaaccaaggcccagaTAAGGGAGTGACTCACCTGGCTTTGTCCTGTTCCTCAAGGAGCACAGGTCAGGTTAAGAAGGGAAAGTGGACGCACACACAAGACGTTGTGAAGACTGTAGGGTTGGGGTGGgtgtggaggggaggggtggagagacAGATGAGTGATCTGGACCTTAAAAACTGGAAGCGTGAGAGCAGTGCAGGTACTTGCTGGGGTCCGTGGAAGTCAGCGTGAAGCCACTGCTGTGTGATTCACAGAGACGGTGGGGCGTGGCTACACTTACGTAGCCCTTACTTTGTGCCAGCAACCGCTCTGAGGGGAACGGGAGCTCATGAGGTAGGTTCCAGCATCCCCAcattacagatgtggaaactgaggccagggagGTTAAAGAATGACTTGCCCACCATCACAGCTAGTCGATGGCAGGATCCAGGGGCCTTAAGCTGCCGTGCTGTCTGCAGAACATGCCAGACTGTCAGAGCTAGGCCCCTCACCCAGTCAATGTTCAATAAATCATTTTTGACTCACCAGGCAGTAGCTGCAACCACACACCTGCCAGAGAAATGAGTGAGGACCCAGGTCCTGCCTTCAAAGACTTCTCAGCCAGGCagtgtctatttctttttataatttaggAATTATAAAAGTAAGAGATGTTTCTTGTAGGAAACTTGGAAATCATACATTAGGAAAAAGATTATTGCTCACAAGTCTGCCACCTGGGGGAAATCTAGCCTTTTCCTGATTACTtgctacatgccaggcacacGCTAAGCAGGTGGCATAGATTACTTACTTGATCTTCACAGGGATCCCTCGGTGGATACTATTAGGATTCTTTGAGGGGAAAGTGAGACATGGGGAGGTTCTGTGTCCCACTCCACCAGGGACTGTCACTGCTCAGACTCTACAAGCCCATGATTCCAGAAGTCTGGCTGCTCAGCAGTGTGCAGAAGGATTAAACCTATGCCTTCCCCTCCACGCCCACTGCCACTGGGAGCGTGGGGACTGGGGACCCCAAGTTCTTGCAGAGATGAGCCTGCAAACAGCTTTGCTTGCCTTGCCAAGGAAAGCCTGGGCTTCTCCTGCCCTTGTGTGGGAAGCGGTGTGAGGAGCCTGGTCCCTGGTTGCTTGCTTGGGGCCTGGGTGGCTCAGCCCACTGCAAACGGGAGCAGCTGGCCCCAGAGGCCTGCAGCCAGGCCTGGAGGACTGGCGTCTGTGTGGCATTCGGTGTGTGCCCCCCTGGGGGCGTGAGAGCCACATTCCAAATAAAGATCCCCTTGCTCTTTCAGCTAGTAAGTCATTGATCATCTTCTGGGTTTGTGGTCAAATGCAATCTAGTCTTGTTTGAGGACATACAGGCTGGGTCCCCCGATGTGCTTAAGTATCTGATGCTGTGGGTGGAAAGGTGGGGAGACCATAAACCACAAATCCTCGCTCAGGGAGCTCACAGGTAACAAGGGGAATGTGTCCTTTCTCTCCACCGCCACCACGCCTCCAAGCACTGTATCCAGCCATTGCTCTCAGGGCCCCTCAGCTCTCTCTATCCAGTACCCTGACTGTTTTCAGTGCCCTCCCACTGCACTCTGTCCCCAACAGTTGTCTGTCTTAGCAGCACCCCTTCAGCAAGCTACCTCGGCCCCTGGGCCTGCGCCCGGGGCTCAGTCTTGCTCTGTAAGGACGCCACGATCTCCTACTGATGCTTCAGGCCCAGTCTGACCTGCTGTCCTCCAGGACTGGGGTCTGAGACCCAACTGCTCTTCCCGAATCACCCTGCCCGCTGCTCTGCTGCTCCCGTAGCACAGCCCCTGGGGGTTGAGACTGCATGTGCTCACAGCTGTGGAGGACAGCTTGTGTGGCCTTGGCGCATCCCTGGCGCCCTGCATTTGGTATCATCTGATAATGGTAGGTTAGATGGCAACCTGGGGTCTCCAAAGTCTTGCCATCCCCGTGTCTTGCTGCAAGGTAGGGTGTGAATTGCTAAGCTGCTAGAGCCCCTGGCTCTAGAGATCCCACGCCTGGGGGTGTCGCCGGCCACCTGCAGCCATCTCTGCACAGAGAGAATGGAGAGGTCGGTCCTTCCTCCAGGCCCATCACCACCAAAGACATTTCAGACGAAGTTGAGaatcccaggctctgggatcctTTTGCCCTGATTTGCTCAGACCCAAGTCCTGGAGCAGACACTGAGTTGGAGCCAGGAGGGAAGTACAGGGACCGGAAGCTGAGAGCCATGGGGTTCAAAGGCTGTTCCAGAGGTGGTGGGGGATTGGTGGTGGTGGAATCCAGGCTGGAGGTCCAGCCTGTTCGAGAGAGCACCGTGTGGGCATTTGGGATGCAATAGGGGGACAAGACTGGCACGGGTGGAGCTGGGAGGACCGCTGTCCGTCTCCTCTAGGAGGGCTGGACCTTCGTAGAGCAGAGGTGTCCGAGGAAAGGGCTGCAGACAGCGATTGCCCCTTTATCTCTGGGGCTTCTGGATGGATGTGCTAGCAGAGCTAGGAGGGGGGTAAAATAAGAGTTTGGAGTCAGGACAGGACAACTCCCAAGACTTTCCCCTGACCTTTGATTGAGGTTGCTTAGTCTGCCTCTCTGATCGCTTGAGATGCATCTTGAGCACTAGTGCAGCCCTGTTCAGCCTGggtcccccacccacccctccgtCTCCACCCACAGGCCCGGGCCCAGGCAGAGGCCCTCCGTATCAGCGATGTGCACTTCTCTGTCAAGCCCAGCGCCAGTGCCTCCTCACCCAAGCTGCACTCCAGCGCAGCCGTGCACCGGCTCAAGAAGGACATCCGCCGCTGCCACCGCATGTCCCGCCGTCCCCTGCCCCGCCCGGACCCCCAGGGGGGTAGCCCCGGCCTGcgcccccccatctcacccttcTCTGAAACGGTGCGCATCATCAACCGCAAGGTCAAGCCTCGGGAGCCCAAGCGGAACCGCATCATCCTGAACCTGAAGGTGATCGACAAGGGCTCAGGCGGAGGGGGCGCCGGGCAGGGGGCCGGGGCCCTCGCACGCCCCAAAGTCCCCTCGCGGAACCGTGTCATCGGCAAGAGCAAGAAGTTCAGCGAGAGCATCCTGCGCACCCAGATCCGCCACATGAAGTTTGGCAGCTTTGCGCTGTACAACAAGCCCCCACCCGCCCCCCTGTCTCCACCGCCAGCTGGCAAGGCCGACCTCACTGcttcccagggcccagggctgctCCTGGCCGCCCCCACCACCCCCTACGACGCCCGCAGCTCCAGCTCCTCAGGCTGCCCCTCACCAGCACCACCGTCCTCCTCCGAGCCTGACGATGCACCCCCCAAGCTGCTCCCTGAGACCCTGAGCTCCCCCGCCACCGACTGGCGGGAGTCCGAAGTGCTTGACCTGTCCGTCCCCCCCGAGTCGGCGACCGCTAGCAAGAGGGCACCCCCTGAAGTCACTGCTGCCGCCAGCCCGGCTCTTCCCCCGGCCCCTGAGCCCGTCGGGACTGCCTCCGAGCATGAGGCTGGGGACTGGCGCCCGGAGATGTCGCCCTGCTCCAACGTGGTTGTCACCGATGTTACCAGCAATCTCCTGACAGTCACCATCAAGGAATTCTGCAACCCTGAGGATTTCGAGAAGGTGGCAGCTGGGGTGGTGGGTGCCGCAGGGGGTGGTGGAGGCAGTGGGGCCAGCAAGTGAGGGGGCTCCACCCAGGAGGGGGTTTTGGGGGAGCCCTCCCGCCCAAAGTCACGCTTTTGTTCCCACCCCTGCCGTCACCCTCAGACCCCTCTGCCTGTGCTTTGCTTGTTTCAGACAGCTCGGTGTAGACCCTGGGATAGGGCTGGGCAGCCGGAGCCCCGGAGCCCAGTGGGTAGGGGCAGTCCTGGAGCAGAGTGAGGGCCCCGAGGGCTCCCTTGTCTCTGGGCACCCTCCCTGCCCCATGCACGGTGGGTCCTGCTGAATGGTTTCCAGGGAGGCGCAGAACCTAGGGTTCAGCTGCCCCCTCCATGTCCCACCCCCAGCTCTTCCCAGCTTGCTTCCTGCTCTCAATGCACAGCATCTGATTTCTCGGTGCTAACCTGGCAGCTGTGGAGACCCCCCCAGGGTGGGCACGGACCCTTTCCTCCCATCGATGCTTGGGCAGAGACTGAGGCTGAGGCTGGAGGTGGGGTTCTTCTCTGTCCACTCTTGGACAAGGCCCAGCTGGGCCCCCTTAGCCCCCATCCCTTGGTCTCCTCATCCCCATCTCGAAGGTGGGAGGAACTGGCAGGGGATGCGCCTCGCCACTGCCTCCCAGCATCCGAAGGTCCCTTCAGTTCTCGACCAAAGGTGCTAAAAGAACCTGCCGTGGAAACTTCCGAGCGTGCGTGTGCGTCCCCCTGCCCCACTCCTGCCTGTCTGTTCGCGTGTCCGTATGTGCGTTGGCTTTCCAGGTGGCACCCTCCACGGCTCCTCGGAATGAGCAGGGTCATTGAAGGCCAGGACTTTCCCTTGCCCTCAGCCAGGCCTGGGAGCCCAGCTAGGTCTGAGGTGCTTGTTCTGGAAGCCTCCAGGCTTGCCTTCCCAGCCCAGGTGTGCCGGGGGCACTGGCCCCCAGGCCCTCTGCCTTCGGGGTGGTCAGCCCCAGCAGTTGGGCTGCAGACCTGGTGTGGTGGAGGCTGAGAAGAGGGGAGACCCCACCCCAAGCTTCCCCTTCCTCCTGGGTGTTTGCAGAGGAAGGTGGAAACCGTTCCTGGGGTCTCCCTGGCTTCCTGTGCCCCCACCTCTTCTGCTTCTGACTGTTGAGGCGTTCGGAGCCCAGCTGCTCGAAGCGGCGGGCGGCCTCTGGTGACCTGGGTGGCTTCTGTTCCCTCCTGCCGAGACCAAAGCCCAGGCTCAGGCCGGGCCTCGGGAGGGGCTGCAGAGAGGGGCCTGGGAGCCTCAGGAGGGTCAGGGTATTGGTCCCAGAAGCCGGGATGGGCCCGGCCCTCCTGGGGCCACGGGCGCCCTGCGGGAGGCAGCGCTGCCGGCCAGCCCTGGGTCACCGCCCGCGTGTGGGTTTGGCGCGGGCGACGTGTTCCCACGTGTAGCTTCCCAGTGCGCCCAGCGACTGCCGCCTCCCATTGGGTTCTCAGCGGAAGGCAAAGCCGGAGGGAGGCCCAAGGGAGACCAGTCAGCTAAGGAATGCGTTTtgtattctttctcttctccaggcACCTCCCTGCCCAGGGGCTGCGGCTCCGC
Above is a window of Choloepus didactylus isolate mChoDid1 chromosome 8, mChoDid1.pri, whole genome shotgun sequence DNA encoding:
- the CBX6 gene encoding chromobox protein homolog 6, which translates into the protein MELSAVGERVFAAESIIKRRIRKGRIEYLVKWKGWAIKYSTWEPEENILDSRLIAAFEQKERERELYGPKKRGPKPKTFLLKARAQAEALRISDVHFSVKPSASASSPKLHSSAAVHRLKKDIRRCHRMSRRPLPRPDPQGGSPGLRPPISPFSETVRIINRKVKPREPKRNRIILNLKVIDKGSGGGGAGQGAGALARPKVPSRNRVIGKSKKFSESILRTQIRHMKFGSFALYNKPPPAPLSPPPAGKADLTASQGPGLLLAAPTTPYDARSSSSSGCPSPAPPSSSEPDDAPPKLLPETLSSPATDWRESEVLDLSVPPESATASKRAPPEVTAAASPALPPAPEPVGTASEHEAGDWRPEMSPCSNVVVTDVTSNLLTVTIKEFCNPEDFEKVAAGVVGAAGGGGGSGASK